One window from the genome of Acinetobacter sp. ANC 7912 encodes:
- a CDS encoding DUF2147 domain-containing protein, whose translation MNKSKITMMLLGACMSVSAFAQDLAGTWQQIDDKTGSPKAIIEIRKENNGTYVGKIVKVTPRPGYTPQKTCNNCPAPYTNQPILGMDVLTGLKPVEGTNNYEKGKVIDPLAGKIYDAKVRLSANGKRLTLRGYMGVSALGRSQTWIRQD comes from the coding sequence ATGAATAAATCAAAAATCACAATGATGCTACTGGGTGCATGTATGAGTGTTTCAGCATTTGCCCAAGACCTGGCAGGTACATGGCAGCAAATTGATGATAAAACTGGCTCCCCTAAAGCCATCATTGAAATTCGTAAAGAAAACAATGGTACTTACGTGGGTAAAATTGTCAAAGTCACTCCACGTCCTGGTTATACACCACAAAAAACCTGTAACAACTGCCCTGCACCGTATACCAACCAGCCAATTCTGGGGATGGATGTACTGACTGGTTTAAAACCTGTGGAAGGCACCAATAACTATGAAAAAGGTAAAGTCATCGATCCGCTGGCAGGTAAAATTTACGACGCCAAAGTTCGTCTGAGTGCCAATGGTAAACGTCTCACCTTGCGTGGTTATATGGGCGTCTCTGCACTCGGCCGTAGTCAGACCTGGATTCGTCAGGACTAA